The region AGTTCAGGACACTGTTCAAGACTTTTCAATGTCAAATCATAATGTCACATTCTGGTACATTCAGAATAAAACAATTTAttcaatacaaaaataaaaacgaCAATGACAACAACCAAATGAGCAGATATTGAAAAAACATCCAGTTTGTACAAAACATCAaacttatttttaaaaaatgccaATGTACTCCAAATGTACAGATGTACAAATGCTCCTTAAGTATAATACATGCTTCAATTCTTTCCTTTTATGAAATTGTATAAGAAATATCTCTCTTGGTTACTGTAAAACAGTTCCATTATAAAGTACAGTTTTTTTATTAAATAACAAATGTCAGGACACAATTTTGGATATAAAATGTACAACACTAAATGGAGACTTCTTATTCCAGCAGAATTCAGCTTAATGGAGTATATTCACAGTGTGCTTTTCACATCAATAATGTGAACTTGCATGTAAACATTGTTGCATATCAAAACTCATGTTAATAAATATACAATAATGTTCAATAATGCTTGTAGTACAAAAGATGACATACATGATGATGACATACATGATGATTACATACATGATGATGACATACATGATGATTACATACATGATGATGACATACATTATACACAGTACTTAATCTCAAGCCGTATTGTTAGTCTTGAATTCCAATAATTTAATATAGGCTTAGTTTGGGAATAATGTTCAACCATAATTGTGAATGGTGAACTACCATTTTTTGGGGGGACAAAGGTAAAGCAAAGATGATACACAACCTGTCCCTGTCATGGACAACTTTATAACATATTTTTCATATGATCAAGGATTAAGATGTTGAGTTGCTATGGTACCAACAATACAAGGTGTAATTGTCTagggctacagtatatgaaaacaTTGACACATAAAGTACAGCAATCACTCAACACTTTCCTGTTAGTCTGAAATACTCTGCGGAGAAAACGGAGTATAATTACAAACACAACAATGAGGGAGATTTACCTGTTTAATTGGGAAATGAATAAACATGTTTTTCTGCTCAGGTAATGGTGAGCTAGCTACCCACTCACTGTAACAATGCAACACAAAGATGAAGGCTCGCTCACTCAAAGCACATGCCATTTAGGTGGCTAATGACAGAATACTGTTTGTGTTGAGTACGGTACTAAATCTTCATATTCAGTGTTTTCACATACAGATCAATACATTGTCATAAACTGACTGATGTTTTCACCAATTTTCATAAAATGGTGGTGGAAGCAAAGAGACTTTGTCCTTGATGTGAAATACTCTTTGGACTTGAAATACAGATCTCAGGCACAAGTTATAGCTTGCCACCATTAGCTGGCCAAGTGGTTATGTACAAGCATGAATCCAGGGACTTTTCCAAGATCTTTTTTAAAGAGGGACAACTGTGTTTGATTGTCCAAGCTTACCAAAAGCCCATAAAACACTTGTTGTTTTGGTTTTACATTTGTACTTGCCTCTTTGCAAGGTTCCTGGTCAGTTTCACCAAAACACAAGAAATATAAATATCCAGCATCTCATAACAGGCTCCAATCAGGGCCAAGTATTATTCTGTGTCAATAATGATGGCACAACACAGGTATCAATATCTGTGGCAATTGGTGTGTACGACGTGTGCCATATGATCAAGCATATCCTGTCTCTTTCAGTTGGTTACACTTTTGACAGTGTTCCGTCCACAGAGGATCCAGTTGGATTGTGGAGGATTTGGATTTTGAGGTGTTGCATGAAGCTTCAAAAAAGATATCAAGCATACATCCAGGACCACAGAACTGTCAGTTCTCTGCATCTGAGTAACTATTTGGTTCCTTTCTTTGACATATCTGAAATACAAAATGTTAAAAACCGTTAAACACATTCCCTGGACAAACAATATAAGATTCAGAAAgacaaacatcaaaatactgtgACATTAGGATTCCATTAGCTAGTATAAATTGGTGCTTTGCTTAAAAAATATAGTGTTCTAAAATAAACAGAAAAAGTGAACGCACAATTTCACAACAGATGGTTGAAAACTAGCAGGGATAGAGGCAGGCAGTGAGAGGTCAAAGAGAAGGTGAGGGGGTAACAGTAGCAGGCAGAGAGGAACGGACCAGGGTGGGCAGGCAGTTAGAGGTCAAAGAGAAGGTGAGGGGGTAACAGTAGCAGGCAGAGAGGAACGGACCAGGGTGGGCAGGCAGTGAGAGGTCAAAGAGAAGGTGAGGGGGTAACAGTAGCAGGCAGAGAGGAACGGACCAGGGTGGGCAGGCAGTTAGAGCAGTGCTGAGTTGGAGTCAGAGTCTGTGtcgggagggaggcagggatcaCTGGTGCAGGAGGATCCCTGAGAGCGCCTGTACTCCTGGTACTCCAGGCGGAGTGCATTGAAGCGCGCCTCACTTAGGGAGCGGGTGTATTGGCAGTGAGGTAGGTTGGAAACTGGTGGACTGACTGAGGGAGGAGGGCCTGAGGGGCAGGATCGAGAGGAACAGCATGGAATGGGAAGAATCATGGGTACAACTCACATCACCACAACCACAACAAAAGGCACATGATATGATACATTCAGTGTGGTGaataataaaatacaattgtCTTACCTTTCCTGTAGAGGTCCTGAAGGCCAGCCACAGAAAGGACTCGATCATGCCTGCCCTGGCCCCTGACCTTCCCTACCCCCGCCTGTGGCTTCATGGCCTCCAGGACTTCCAAATCCACACAGACATCAGCAGAATCCCACTCATAACTCTCATCTACTGATGTGTTCCTTCTAATGACAGACACACAAAACAAGTAGTCCGAGTCAGACATACAGGGGACAATAGCAATAATTTAACAGTAAATCAATTACATTTTGGCAATATCCTCAATTTCTTCAGCTGTGAAGACACCTGTGTGTGATGTTGGACTGGTGCGGTAGTTTCACCTTTTTTTTCTCCACTCACGTAGATCCATCtcagctctgtgtctctgtgtctcacttTCCTCTGTTGTCTCCGGGGAGCTGAGAAGGATGGgagtgatagagagggactgACGGAGGAGGCCAACGCTACCTCTCCCACTGCTCTGACTGGCATAACTGGCCCTCCATCCTTCCCTGTTGTCGCTCATCTCTGCCTCACCTCCTgcccccttccctgtccctctctctgcctctctatgaCTGTCTACATCCCTGGCTGGGAAAGGGTCACCATGGTAGGGTGAAGGCCAGCTATACATCCGGGGCAGGTTGGGCCTCGGTTGGCCCCTCTTGGACTCCATCGGTCTGGGGTAGTCTCCCCTCATGCCTGGTCTGGGTGtgtactggtctggtctgggtggGTACTGGTCTAGTCTGGGTAGGTACTGGTCTAGTCTAGGTAGGTACTGGGGTATTGAGGAGTTCATAGAGACATATCTTTGCTCTACAGACCTCAGAGCATCCTGATATGTGATAGGCGACGTGGTGGCATCAGGATAAGCACTGGCCTGTCTACACGGATCTGATAAGTCTAGTCTAACAGAGACTGGGGGTTGTCTTGGTGGGTACATGGAGGGGCTGAGGTAGGTATAGGAAGAGCTGGCTAGGGATCTGTCATACTGAAGCCTCTCCAAGGATCTGTCAGCATTCAGAGGCTTCTCCAAGCTTCCTACACTCGGCTGTCTAAACTGGACCCCGTCCCGCCACGAGGGGTCTGGTCTGGAAAAGGAGGATGCAGGGGTGTGTCCTAAACTATACGATTTGACCCGGACGTCTGGGTTTGGGAACTCATCCCAGTAACATTTCTCTGAGACATAAGTCCTTGGTCTTTCAAAATGCTCCCATTTCTGTGACCCTAAGCTGATGGACTTTTTTATGAATGGACGAGGCTGTCCCATGCCTGAAAGAGTTCTGCAGGGCCCAATGCTCAGAGATTTCTTGATGAACGGTGCAGGGTGTTGATAGATCCTAGAGGCTATTTTATTAGTCCCGTTGCCCTGAGAATGAAGTCTTTGGAATTGTTCTGAAGCTGACTCTGGTTTCCCTGCAAAAGTATTAGTGTGTTTAAACACAACTTCTGCCATGCTTTTAGCTGCACTAGCCAACGTCTGGGCTGGACTTAAACCAATTCTCGTTGGTGGTCTCTCTGAGCCTGTTGTCTTTTGACTAATAAGTGGTTGTGACTGCTCATAATAACGATAATTCCCTGTGTATTCTGACCCGGGTGCTAGTTTTTTGGACCTGTCTGGAATCGCAGCACTGTGGCTTGAATCTCTTGCTTGCACTTGCAGAGAGTATCTATAGTCTGGCTTCTCAGTTGCCTTTGAAGTTCCTGCTGGACCAACAAAGTGTCTGTTTTCTAAAAAAGAAACTGTGTTTTGGCTTGAACTTTTCTCTAGCTTCTCCTGCACATGAACATCCCAGTTTTTTGGAACCACGTCTGGCTTACCTTCCAGAGAAGTGTCTGTCTGTGGCTCTACGCTTTTGCAAGCAGTGTCTGTGAGTTCAGATTCATCCCCAGGGTTGTCCACACTCATCTCAATGAAACCCGGGAGGCTCAAATACTCCAGAATTGCACTTGTTTGTAGTGGGGACATTTTGGGTGCCTGGGTTGCCGGCTTATTCTTGAAAGACTCTGTTATtctagcagcagagaactgggacTGATCGCTCTCACACGCTTCCAGAAGAGTTAAGGGGGAAATTTGACTGGGGCTGTCACTAAAAAGAGCCCTATCACTCCTTCTGGAGCGTGCCctgacaccctctctctcctgctcaggATTTGACAGTGAACTCTGAGGGTCATCCCTAATTTGATCACCTCTCACTTTCCCTTTGGCCCCTGCTTTGTGGAGCAAGGTAGAGTAACCATATGGCAAGGTAGAGCAACCAGAGGGAATTTgatttaatctctccctatcatccattgtctctgttctctcagacAGACTATATGGTGCAGTGCCTGGGTATGGCTGGCCAGAACCAGTGGCCCTCACTCGCTCTGCTGAAACAGATCTTTCAGCTGTTGGCTCCAGATGCTGTGGACCATAAGCAAAGGACGATCTTGGTTTTAAGTCACCTCCCCCTGGCTGTTTtgtctccctccagccctcctcaACCATAGACCTTCTACGATACATGTCCTGCTCTCTTTCTACAGTTCTGTCAGGACTCCTTGGCCTGGCTCTGCCTACGTTTCTGTCTGTTCCTTGACTGATAGGTGGTCTTTCTGAGGTAGTGGAGAGCTGAGATGGAGAGGTGCATTGAGTGACTGGGCAGCGTGAGCAGTCCACATGTAGTGAGTCCTCCATGGACAGCCCAGCATGACGTTGGTGAAGATGTTGGGATCTTGGCGTGGTGCTCTCTAAGGGGCTCTGCACTGAAACAAGGCTGCTGATGGAGGTGACTGGGCTGATGTCCCATTGGATGTAGGAGGAAGGGAGCCGGTCCATTGGGCTGCTGGTGTTCCCAAAGTAGCAGGCCCTCCTATAGTCCGACAGCTGATGGGTCTGCCCGGACGCCCGGTGGGCTTTGGGACGTAAGGTAATGTCCTGTGGCTTCCATATAGGATCCTCAGCCCCTGAACTGCCCAGTTCTCTGTTAGGGCTTGTTGCCTTTTCAAGCTggttctcctctttctcctgctcccTTTCCCTCTGGCTGGCAGTATAGTTATCCAGCtccctctccatcatctccctctctttggcCAGCTGCCGACACTTTCTGAGGTTATCCTGCTTTTGTTCACTTGTGTCAATCTGTGAGACCAGTGTGCTGGCGTTAGTcagctggctctctctctccatgggtTGGTAATCTGCTAGGTGATGCCTGTCCATCTCCAGCAGTCTGGCTGTCCTGCCCAGGCTGGGGAAGATGTCCTCTGGGTGCCCAGATCGGTATCTTTTCAGGGAGTCACAGACTCTCTTCTCACTCCTATCGGAGTGGAAACTGGCTCTCTCCAGCAGAGCCTCTGAGAAGCCCTGCTCGTCATCAGAGTAGAAGCAGCCGTGACGGGAGAAGTTCCTGGCCATTGCCCTCACTCTGCCCGGGGAGGCAGGGGGCTTGCTGAGTTCTGTAACCTCCACTGTCAGGGGGGagtcctttccctctcccctctcagagCTAAGACTGCTGGACTTCGGAGAGTCTCTGAAAGATGTCCGGTTGCTCCCTGTGCCGCTGTCTCCCCTATTGTTTTGGGTTTGTAGGAAGACTGTCTTCATGTTGGAAAGAGTAGGCGCCTCTGGCAGGGGTTGGACAATGAAACGTCCATCTGGGCCTCTTAAGATGGACTCCAGAGCAGAGGGTGAGGGGGCCTTACCTCCCAGGTGGCTCTCAAAGAGGGTGTAATGTGGTGGGGGAGTAGAGCTGGACAGGAGCTGCCTGCGCTGGTCCTGGTACTCTCCACGGCTGCCTTTATTGAAGGAGGAACGATCAGCCTGGGAAGACGAGGAGTTGGGGAAGAAAGACAGGGGAGGACAAAACTTGATCTTCAGGACACTGTCGGGGCTGTCAGAAGGCGAACGAGCTCTGAGGAAGAGAAGAGTCataaaggaggagagatgagttaAACAGTACAGGTTAATGCATTATTACATTATTGTCTCAAGCTTAGAAGAACCATATGTAAGGATGCATTCAGTGGATACAAATAGTTATGTTTGTTATTAGTAGCAGATCAAATAAATACACATTAATTTGCAATGATTCTCCAAAAAATGCACAAGAATGAAACATGGGTTGGTGAGAAGACGGCCAATGCAATGAGGAAAACATGCTGGTAAGGATGGGAACTTACTCTGGAGAAAGACTCTTCTGGAAGGCAGAGGGTTGATCTGAAAAGGCGGGGAAGGGTGAAAAGGTCAAACAATGGCACATGTAAAATAAACAAATAGATGGGATGAAAAGGAACGCTGTCAACtgaaatacactgagtatacatttcaccggggcatggactctacaagttgttgaaagcgttccacagggatgctggcccatgttgacttcaatgcttcccacagttgtgtcaagttggctggatgtcctttgggcagcggaccattcttgatacacacgggaaactgtatAGTGTGataaaacccagcagcattgcagttcttgacacaaaccagtgtgcctgtcacctgctaccataccccgttcaaaggtgcttaaatcttttgtctttcccattcaccctctgaatggcacacacacaatccatgtctcaattctctcaagcttaaaaatccttcttcttccttcccttcctctacactgaatgaagtggatttaagtgacatcaataagggatcatagctttcacctggattcacctggtcagtctgtcattggaagagcaggtgtccttaatatttgtatactcagtgtagatTAGCATGCATAGGAACCACTTGACAGTTACAAAGAGTTGATCCAGTCACCAAGGCGTTGGAACTCCAGCTGAGTAGGCTTTGAAAATACTCTCTTAAAGATAACCTCTAATAAAACAAAAGCTTGAAATTCTCTGTTTTAGTATCAGAAAAATGTTAGGATGCAACAGTCTttaccatctctcctcttcctgcgCCGATGGGCTCTTCTGTGACTCATAACACAGGCTGTCACCAAGGAGAGGATGATTGCCACGAACAGGAAGCACACTCCACCCAACACACCAGCCAATAGGGGCTCAGGGACAAACTCCAAGACGCCTGGCTGGACAGGGTACATCTCCATCCCTGCAACCATACCAGGCACAGTGTCTGAGTAATGCACTACCAACAGCGTAGACAGCCATGCTTTTGGCTAACAATGGGAAATACCTACGCAATACATTTATCAACATAACGACAAGTGTCATGACCATTGATTATTATCAAGCACAATTGATATACTTGCTACATAATGTTTAGGACTGTTTAGTCTAGGCTTGATGAACCCAAACAGTGTTTCTATCATGCAGTTGATGATACTAACCTGTGGTGTTCACATTGACAGACTCGCTGGGCTCACTCAGTAGTTTGTTACTGCGAGACATCAATCTCAGATCATAAATGCAGTCCTGAGAGGGGAGAAGGACAAGTGTTCAGTAGACACAATTCTGGGCAACGTATCTGAAATCACATTAGAGCTTGGAGGTCATAGCCTTCAGATTACAGTTCATTACACCTCATTTATCAAATAGTCAGTGTCTTCATTCATTCTGCCAAGGTCCAAAATGATCATCGCCTCTCACCCTCAGTAATCCTTGCACCAGTAGTTCACTCTGGTTGGTCTTCACAGCACTGTTGAGAATGACCCATTGGCCTCTGTCCCTCCGAGCCTGGAGGACATACCCCGTGAGTAGTGTGGCCTGAGACTCAGGAGGATACCACTGCAGGACAATCCCCAGCACTGTCCGATTGGCTGACAGGAACAAGGGAGGGTTGAGAGTTGGTAGACTGGTCACCACTGTCGGTGGATATGTTGGCAGGGCTGTGGAGGTGAGACAAGATAAGATCAGACTTGTACATAGAGTAAAAATGTAGATAAATGTCCAATACAGACAAATTAAAGAGTACTTTGTAATTTAAAATTTGTACTGACCCTGAGTCCTGACAGAGGTAATTTCACTGAAGGGTCCAGAGCCCAGTTTGTTCTGAGAAAGGACACTGAACTGGTAGCTGGTGCCAGCCAGCAGCCCTGTCACCAACAAGTGAGACTTGGAAGTGGGCACAGAGATAGATCCCCACTCATGTTTCCCTCTGGAGGTCTGCTTGACCCTGGGGGCAaaagggaggaacagagagattcaaccaccatgttccaGAGAGCAGTGTTGAGTTGAGTCTCATTCGGATAAACATTGAGATGAGTTACTAACCAGACAGTAAACTTCTGGGTGTATCCTCCATCAAAGCCAGGTTCCCAGGACACATTGGCCTGGTTCATCCCAGTACTGACTGATACAGATGAGGCAGCATGAGGGCTGGTGCCTGGGAGAAAGATGAGGAGAACAATGAGAATAGACCAGCAGAACTGTACGTAAATATAGTATAGCATGTCTTGTACCATGTTGCTCCATGCAGTTGGCACTCACCCAGCACCAAGACCACAGTGGCAGTGCCAACGGTGGCCACACGGTTGGTGGCGAGGCACTCCCAGCCCCCCTGATGATCTTTGCTGAGAGGCTTCAAGAGGAGGGAGCCATTGGACAGAACAGTGTACGGGGAGCGAGGAATGGGACCAACCTACAAATGAAAGGGACAAGATGTAGAGATTAGCGtaagtagagagatagagagagggctaTGATGTCTGGGGTTCCTTCAGCAATGTCTATCAGGGACACCTCACCTTGCTCCATGTGATATTGGGAGAGGGGTTTCCATCAGCTTCACAGGGGATGACCAGCTCCCCGCCCACCTCCTGCATGTACTCAGCACGAGGGGACACCGAGAATGAGGGTGGGTCCTGCAGAAGGAGAGAGTTTTAAGTCCATATACTCTCAGAAATGTTTTCCCTGGGGTACAAAAATATCAAAATACGCATAACCTTCAGAGGTACATATgcagtataccaaacattaggaacaccttcctaataatgtgTTCCCCcctttgctctcagaacagcctcaattcgtcagggcatggactctacaaggtgtcgaaagcgttccacagggatgctggcccatgttgactccgcttcccacagttgtgtcaagttggctggatgtgcttttggtggtggaccattcttaatatactgttgaaactgttgagcgtgaaaaaggGAGCAgtgctgcagttcttgacacaaaccgatgcatctggcacctattaccatacccggttcaaaggcacttcatctgatgcagcactccacacttaaccagcataactaccacagcattctgcagcgatatgccatcccatctaatttgcgcttagtgggactatcaattgtttttcaacaggtcaatgacccaacacacctccaggctgtgtaagggctatttgaccaagaaggagagtgatagagtgctgcatcagatgacccggcctccacaatcacccgacctcaacacaattggtttgggattagttggaccgcagagtgaaggaaaagcagccaacaagtgctcagcatatgtgggaacaccttcaagagtgttgggaaagcattccaggtgaagctggttaagagaatgccaagagtgtgcaaagctgtcatcaaggcaaagggttttaagaatctgaaatataaaatatatttggatttgtttaacttttttggttactacaagattccatatgtgctatttcatagttttgatgtcttcactattattctacaatgcagaaaatagtaaaaataaagaaaaaccctggaataagtaggtgtgtccaatcttttgactggtactgtatatatatttcctgagctttcttatatctcctagatataggacagacatgTCAAACCCTTACTGCTTATGATAGATGTTTTACTGTCTTTTTGCCATttctgaatgtgttattcaattcAATGGCTTAGTAGTAAAGGCCACTTTCGAAATTATATCAAATCgtttttaaatatatttgatttataaatctaaatcaaatagctaaataattcaccttcttaaaacaattacaTGTGTTAGCTTAGTAGTACGAACAGGAAGGATACAACTATGTACCTATAACTAATGGTACCTTACAGGGTACCTACAGTGACAAGCGTTTGTAACCCTTTAAGTACAATTCGGGAACCTTTTTTTTGCGTACACATTTACAGGTAGCACTGTAATCCATAACTAGGGAACAGA is a window of Oncorhynchus keta strain PuntledgeMale-10-30-2019 chromosome 25, Oket_V2, whole genome shotgun sequence DNA encoding:
- the LOC118358293 gene encoding uncharacterized protein LOC118358293 isoform X2; this encodes MGLERLWLLGVTTAVALCLLRTSQGVEAVVRARVGGTAELSCSLTPPSTGATTPNLFPLHVVEWVRLGYNVPILIKFGVYAPRVHPNYKGRVSLTRGASLLVEELSLEDEGWFECHILLLDRTTDEFRNGTWTFLSITAPPVFIKTPPTFVEVLQGDSLALSCGAHGNPRPTVIWHKDETPIEKHEKMEVLNGTLSLVTVTRETSGMYKCQVSNSEGNLTHTTQLQVKGPPLIIIAPEDTTLNISQDAVLQCQAEAYPSNLTYEWWKQGQNVYHIEYLKTRVKILVDGTLLIPSLVPEDTGNYTCIPTNGLMTSPSASAHLKVKHPARVGRMPRETYLPTGMGGVIFCPVQAEPPMIFVNWTKDGNNLNLDNFPGWLVNAEGSVFIATANDNAVGMYTCTAYNSYGTMGQSEPTKVILQDPPSFSVSPRAEYMQEVGGELVIPCEADGNPSPNITWSKVGPIPRSPYTVLSNGSLLLKPLSKDHQGGWECLATNRVATVGTATVVLVLGTSPHAASSVSVSTGMNQANVSWEPGFDGGYTQKFTVWVKQTSRGKHEWGSISVPTSKSHLLVTGLLAGTSYQFSVLSQNKLGSGPFSEITSVRTQALPTYPPTVVTSLPTLNPPLFLSANRTVLGIVLQWYPPESQATLLTGYVLQARRDRGQWVILNSAVKTNQSELLVQGLLRDCIYDLRLMSRSNKLLSEPSESVNVNTTGMEMYPVQPGVLEFVPEPLLAGVLGGVCFLFVAIILSLVTACVMSHRRAHRRRKRRDDQPSAFQKSLSPEARSPSDSPDSVLKIKFCPPLSFFPNSSSSQADRSSFNKGSRGEYQDQRRQLLSSSTPPPHYTLFESHLGGKAPSPSALESILRGPDGRFIVQPLPEAPTLSNMKTVFLQTQNNRGDSGTGSNRTSFRDSPKSSSLSSERGEGKDSPLTVEVTELSKPPASPGRVRAMARNFSRHGCFYSDDEQGFSEALLERASFHSDRSEKRVCDSLKRYRSGHPEDIFPSLGRTARLLEMDRHHLADYQPMERESQLTNASTLVSQIDTSEQKQDNLRKCRQLAKEREMMERELDNYTASQREREQEKEENQLEKATSPNRELGSSGAEDPIWKPQDITLRPKAHRASGQTHQLSDYRRACYFGNTSSPMDRLPSSYIQWDISPVTSISSLVSVQSPLESTTPRSQHLHQRHAGLSMEDSLHVDCSRCPVTQCTSPSQLSTTSERPPISQGTDRNVGRARPRSPDRTVEREQDMYRRRSMVEEGWRETKQPGGGDLKPRSSFAYGPQHLEPTAERSVSAERVRATGSGQPYPGTAPYSLSERTETMDDRERLNQIPSGCSTLPYGYSTLLHKAGAKGKVRGDQIRDDPQSSLSNPEQEREGVRARSRRSDRALFSDSPSQISPLTLLEACESDQSQFSAARITESFKNKPATQAPKMSPLQTSAILEYLSLPGFIEMSVDNPGDESELTDTACKSVEPQTDTSLEGKPDVVPKNWDVHVQEKLEKSSSQNTVSFLENRHFVGPAGTSKATEKPDYRYSLQVQARDSSHSAAIPDRSKKLAPGSEYTGNYRYYEQSQPLISQKTTGSERPPTRIGLSPAQTLASAAKSMAEVVFKHTNTFAGKPESASEQFQRLHSQGNGTNKIASRIYQHPAPFIKKSLSIGPCRTLSGMGQPRPFIKKSISLGSQKWEHFERPRTYVSEKCYWDEFPNPDVRVKSYSLGHTPASSFSRPDPSWRDGVQFRQPSVGSLEKPLNADRSLERLQYDRSLASSSYTYLSPSMYPPRQPPVSVRLDLSDPCRQASAYPDATTSPITYQDALRSVEQRYVSMNSSIPQYLPRLDQYLPRLDQYPPRPDQYTPRPGMRGDYPRPMESKRGQPRPNLPRMYSWPSPYHGDPFPARDVDSHREAERGTGKGAGGEAEMSDNREGWRASYASQSSGRGSVGLLRQSLSITPILLSSPETTEESETQRHRAEMDLREWRKKRRNTSVDESYEWDSADVCVDLEVLEAMKPQAGVGKVRGQGRHDRVLSVAGLQDLYRKDMSKKGTK
- the LOC118358293 gene encoding protein turtle homolog A-like isoform X1, with product MGLERLWLLGVTTAVALCLLRTSQGVEAVVRARVGGTAELSCSLTPPSTGATTPNLFPLHVVEWVRLGYNVPILIKFGVYAPRVHPNYKGRVSLTRGASLLVEELSLEDEGWFECHILLLDRTTDEFRNGTWTFLSITAPPVFIKTPPTFVEVLQGDSLALSCGAHGNPRPTVIWHKDETPIEKHEKMEVLNGTLSLVTVTRETSGMYKCQVSNSEGNLTHTTQLQVKGPPLIIIAPEDTTLNISQDAVLQCQAEAYPSNLTYEWWKQGQNVYHIEYLKTRVKILVDGTLLIPSLVPEDTGNYTCIPTNGLMTSPSASAHLKVKHPARVGRMPRETYLPTGMGGVIFCPVQAEPPMIFVNWTKDGNNLNLDNFPGWLVNAEGSVFIATANDNAVGMYTCTAYNSYGTMGQSEPTKVILQDPPSFSVSPRAEYMQEVGGELVIPCEADGNPSPNITWSKVGPIPRSPYTVLSNGSLLLKPLSKDHQGGWECLATNRVATVGTATVVLVLGTSPHAASSVSVSTGMNQANVSWEPGFDGGYTQKFTVWVKQTSRGKHEWGSISVPTSKSHLLVTGLLAGTSYQFSVLSQNKLGSGPFSEITSVRTQALPTYPPTVVTSLPTLNPPLFLSANRTVLGIVLQWYPPESQATLLTGYVLQARRDRGQWVILNSAVKTNQSELLVQGLLRDCIYDLRLMSRSNKLLSEPSESVNVNTTGMEMYPVQPGVLEFVPEPLLAGVLGGVCFLFVAIILSLVTACVMSHRRAHRRRKRRDDQPSAFQKSLSPEARSPSDSPDSVLKIKFCPPLSFFPNSSSSQADRSSFNKGSRGEYQDQRRQLLSSSTPPPHYTLFESHLGGKAPSPSALESILRGPDGRFIVQPLPEAPTLSNMKTVFLQTQNNRGDSGTGSNRTSFRDSPKSSSLSSERGEGKDSPLTVEVTELSKPPASPGRVRAMARNFSRHGCFYSDDEQGFSEALLERASFHSDRSEKRVCDSLKRYRSGHPEDIFPSLGRTARLLEMDRHHLADYQPMERESQLTNASTLVSQIDTSEQKQDNLRKCRQLAKEREMMERELDNYTASQREREQEKEENQLEKATSPNRELGSSGAEDPIWKPQDITLRPKAHRASGQTHQLSDYRRACYFGNTSSPMDRLPSSYIQWDISPVTSISSLVSVQSPLESTTPRSQHLHQRHAGLSMEDSLHVDCSRCPVTQCTSPSQLSTTSERPPISQGTDRNVGRARPRSPDRTVEREQDMYRRRSMVEEGWRETKQPGGGDLKPRSSFAYGPQHLEPTAERSVSAERVRATGSGQPYPGTAPYSLSERTETMDDRERLNQIPSGCSTLPYGYSTLLHKAGAKGKVRGDQIRDDPQSSLSNPEQEREGVRARSRRSDRALFSDSPSQISPLTLLEACESDQSQFSAARITESFKNKPATQAPKMSPLQTSAILEYLSLPGFIEMSVDNPGDESELTDTACKSVEPQTDTSLEGKPDVVPKNWDVHVQEKLEKSSSQNTVSFLENRHFVGPAGTSKATEKPDYRYSLQVQARDSSHSAAIPDRSKKLAPGSEYTGNYRYYEQSQPLISQKTTGSERPPTRIGLSPAQTLASAAKSMAEVVFKHTNTFAGKPESASEQFQRLHSQGNGTNKIASRIYQHPAPFIKKSLSIGPCRTLSGMGQPRPFIKKSISLGSQKWEHFERPRTYVSEKCYWDEFPNPDVRVKSYSLGHTPASSFSRPDPSWRDGVQFRQPSVGSLEKPLNADRSLERLQYDRSLASSSYTYLSPSMYPPRQPPVSVRLDLSDPCRQASAYPDATTSPITYQDALRSVEQRYVSMNSSIPQYLPRLDQYLPRLDQYPPRPDQYTPRPGMRGDYPRPMESKRGQPRPNLPRMYSWPSPYHGDPFPARDVDSHREAERGTGKGAGGEAEMSDNREGWRASYASQSSGRGSVGLLRQSLSITPILLSSPETTEESETQRHRAEMDLREWRKKRRNTSVDESYEWDSADVCVDLEVLEAMKPQAGVGKVRGQGRHDRVLSVAGLQDLYRKGPPPSVSPPVSNLPHCQYTRSLSEARFNALRLEYQEYRRSQGSSCTSDPCLPPDTDSDSNSALL